A part of Cannabis sativa cultivar Pink pepper isolate KNU-18-1 chromosome 6, ASM2916894v1, whole genome shotgun sequence genomic DNA contains:
- the LOC133039381 gene encoding uncharacterized protein LOC133039381: METCMHLFKDCSLARALWFSNPFSFKVEEFPGIDLMSFLENLIGSLPVKLKIQTLISAACIFSKIWYARNQLRVVGKMVSLQCLLMRIQKMLQEQLSWQDTGSNQRDTNVGNGVPVGSLELPGDTLFLTDASWENNIAGLAVVFVDRGRETWEVRLSKKEAYSAMEAETQAIFNALIWAKEIGLDNVTILSDAQVVVNAFNTLM, translated from the coding sequence ATGGAAACTTGTATGCATCTCTTTAAGGATTGCTCGCTGGCGCGGGCTCTTTGGTTCTCAAATCCTTTTTCTTTCAAAGTGGAGGAGTTCCCTGGTATTGACTTGATGAGCTTTTTGGAAAATCTCATTGGAAGCCTCCCAGTCAAGCTAAAAATTCAGACTCTTATCAGTGCGGCTTGCATATTCTCTAAAATTTGGTATGCAAGGAATCAACTTAGGGTGGTGGGCAAAATGGTCTCTCTTCAGTGCCTTCTGATGAGAATTCAGAAGATGCTTCAGGAACAATTGAGTTGGCAGGACACAGGTTCTAATCAGAGAGATACAAATGTGGGGAATGGAGTGCCCGTGGGGTCCCTGGAGCTTCCTGGCGACACACTCTTTCTCACAGATGCTTCTTGGGAGAACAATATAGCTGGTTTAGCAGTGGTTTTTGTCGATCGAGGCAGGGAGACTTGGGAAGTGAGATTAAGCAAGAAAGAGGCATATTCGGCAATGGAGGCTGAAACTCAAGCGATTTTTAATGCTCTGATTTGGGCTAAGGAAATTGGCCTAGACAATGTTACTATTTTATCGGATGCTCAAGTAGTAGTTAATGCATTTAACACTCTaatgtaa
- the LOC115724892 gene encoding B-box zinc finger protein 20 isoform X2, translating into MKIRCDVCDKKEASVFCTADEAALCDDCDNRVHHANKLASKHSRFSLLQPGFKESPLCDICQERRAFLFCQEDRAILCRECDIPIHKANEHTQKHHRFLLTGAKLSPLSSSSSSSSSITTTTSSEAAINRSSVTPLFSTTTTKRLKTVISNNNNNNNNEISSCSSIDEMTQFPYNSTTNNNNNNNSHESGCSYLTSSISEYLMETLPGWHVEDFLDPSSSSSCSASNNNNNNNNNGFYK; encoded by the exons atgaagatCCGTTGTGATGTTTGTGACAAAAAAGAAGCCTCTGTTTTCTGTACAGCTGATGAAGCTGCACTCTGTGATGATTGTGATAACCGTGTTCACCATGCCAATAAACTCGCCAGTAAACACTCAAGATTCTCTCTTCTTCAACCTGGTTTCAAAGAATCACCTCTCTGCGACATCTGTCAG GAAAGAAGAGCTTTTCTTTTCTGTCAAGAAGACCGAGCAATATTATGCAGAGAATGTGATATTCCAATTCATAAAGCCAATGAACACACTCAAAAACACCATAGATTTCTTCTAACAGGAGCAAAGCTCTCACCTTTatcgtcatcttcatcatcatcatcatcaattactactactactagcTCTGAAGCCGCCATTAACAGAAGCTCAGTCACTCCATTGttttcaacaacaacaacaaaaagacTTAAAACAGTAatctcaaataataataataataataataatgagatAAGTAGCTGTTCTTCAATTGATGAAATGACTCAATTTCCATACAATTCaacaactaataataataataataataatagtcatGAAAGTGGTTGTTCATATTTGACAAGTAGTATATCAGAGTACCTAATGGAAACACTTCCTGGTTGGCATGTTGAAGATTTTCTtgacccttcttcttcttcatcttgttCTGCTTcaaataataacaacaacaacaataataatggaTTCT ACAAATAA
- the LOC115724892 gene encoding B-box zinc finger protein 20 isoform X1, with the protein MKIRCDVCDKKEASVFCTADEAALCDDCDNRVHHANKLASKHSRFSLLQPGFKESPLCDICQERRAFLFCQEDRAILCRECDIPIHKANEHTQKHHRFLLTGAKLSPLSSSSSSSSSITTTTSSEAAINRSSVTPLFSTTTTKRLKTVISNNNNNNNNEISSCSSIDEMTQFPYNSTTNNNNNNNSHESGCSYLTSSISEYLMETLPGWHVEDFLDPSSSSSCSASNNNNNNNNNGFCKTNNNDDFDSNKCYLNSSQDQDDQVGQYDYWKKQMR; encoded by the exons atgaagatCCGTTGTGATGTTTGTGACAAAAAAGAAGCCTCTGTTTTCTGTACAGCTGATGAAGCTGCACTCTGTGATGATTGTGATAACCGTGTTCACCATGCCAATAAACTCGCCAGTAAACACTCAAGATTCTCTCTTCTTCAACCTGGTTTCAAAGAATCACCTCTCTGCGACATCTGTCAG GAAAGAAGAGCTTTTCTTTTCTGTCAAGAAGACCGAGCAATATTATGCAGAGAATGTGATATTCCAATTCATAAAGCCAATGAACACACTCAAAAACACCATAGATTTCTTCTAACAGGAGCAAAGCTCTCACCTTTatcgtcatcttcatcatcatcatcatcaattactactactactagcTCTGAAGCCGCCATTAACAGAAGCTCAGTCACTCCATTGttttcaacaacaacaacaaaaagacTTAAAACAGTAatctcaaataataataataataataataatgagatAAGTAGCTGTTCTTCAATTGATGAAATGACTCAATTTCCATACAATTCaacaactaataataataataataataatagtcatGAAAGTGGTTGTTCATATTTGACAAGTAGTATATCAGAGTACCTAATGGAAACACTTCCTGGTTGGCATGTTGAAGATTTTCTtgacccttcttcttcttcatcttgttCTGCTTcaaataataacaacaacaacaataataatggaTTCTGTAAG ACAAATAATAATGATGATTTTGATAGCAATAAATGCTATTTAAACTCATCTCAAGATCAAGATGATCAAGTGGGTCAATATGACTATTGG AAAAAACAGATGAggtga